Below is a window of Desmonostoc muscorum LEGE 12446 DNA.
TCTTTGTAGGAAGTCAAGCAACTAGTGTTTACGGGTCTTCTGTGCCATTGACCTTTGGTAACAGCACTCATGTGGGTAACGACTTGCCCAGACCAGGAAGCGATCTGATTGCGGATCTAATGAATGGTGTAGTATATTATCGCGGAACTCGCTACAACATTTCTCCACTTGACCTTGCCATATTACAAGACTCCGGTGTACCCATTGCTGTTACTAGCAACATTACTCTTGCCGTCAACCCCGCCAGTGTCAATGAAGATGGCAGTAGCAACCTAGTTTACACCTTCACCAGAAGTGGCAGCACCACCAATGCCTTAAGCGTAAATTATGTTGTTGCTGGCACAGCCACCTTTAACAGTGACTACACACAAAGTGGTGCAGCAAGTTTCACTAGCACCACAGGCACCGTTACCTTTGCAGCAGGTGCAAGTACAGCAACTCTCATTATTAACCCCACAGCAGACACCACCATTGAAAGTAATGAAACTGTTGCTTTAACTCTCAATTCCGGCACTGGTTACACCATTGGTACGACAACAGCCGTCACTGGAACCATTACTAATGATGATTTCCCATCCATCACCCTAGCCGTAGCTCCCAGTAGTGTCACTGAAGATGGCAGCAGCAACCTAGTTTACACCTTTACCAGAAGCGGCAACACCACCAATACCTTAACAGTGAACTACGGTGTTGCTGGCACAGCTGCCTTTAACAGTGACTACACACAAAGTGGTGCAGCAAGTTTCACTACCACCACAGGCACCGTTACCTTTGCAGCAGGTGCAAGTACAGCAACTCTCATTATTAATCCCACAGCCGACACCACCATTGAAAGTAATGAAACTGTTGCTTTAACTCTCAATTCTGGCACTGGTTATACCCGTGGTACGACAACAGCCGTCACCGGAACCATTACTAATGATGATTTCCCATCCATTAACCTCAGTGCTAACCAAACAATAGTCGAGGGTAATACCAGTTCTCAAAAGGTTAGTTATACCGTTAGTCTCTCCCAAGCCAGCAGCAAAACTGTTACCGTCAAATATGCCACTGCTAACGGTACAGCTACAGCAGGCTTAGACTATACCAGCACCGCCGGAACCTTGACCTTCAACCCAGGAGAAATCAGTAAAATCATTAATGTCCCGATTCTCAATGATTCCTTAAACGAGGCAAATGAAACCTTTACTCTAACTCTGACTTCTCCCACCAATGCCAGCCTTGGTACAACCAAAACTGTTACTACAACCATAACCGATACCCTGACTTCCTCGGTTAGTACAACTTTGCCAACCAACGTAGAAAACCTCACCCTAACAGGAACCGGAGCAATCAACGGCACTGGTAATGCAGGTAATAATATTCTCAAAGGTAATAGTGCCAATAATACCCTTGCTGGTGGTGCTGGGAATGACACCTATTCTTTCGTAGCTAATACTGCCTTGGGAACCGATAGAATTACAGAAACCACAACAGGTGGTACTGATACTATTAACTTTAGCGGTACTACAATTGCCATCAACGTAAATTTAGGTGTAGCCACCTCGCAAACGATTAATAGCAATCTCAAACTCATTCTCTCTGCCAACAACGTGATTGAAAATGCAACAGGTGGCACAGGTAATGACAGTCTCACTGGTAATACACTAAATAACACTCTGATTGGCGGTGATGGAAATGACCAACTCCAAGGGTTAGAAGGAAATGACAACCTTCAAGGTGGTAATGGCAATGATACTCTTACAGGTGGGACTGGTGACGATGTTCTCTGGGGAGGACTAGGCAATGATATTCTCACAGGGAACGGTGGTAAGGATAAATATCAGTTTCAAGGTAATGGGGTTTTTAGCACAAGTTTAGGTGTTGATTACATTACTCAGTTTGAAGTGGGACAAGACCAAATTGTGCTGAGTAAAACCACTTTTAATGCTGTTACTAATAATGTCGGGCAGGCTTTAACTGACTTTGCAGTTGTCACTGACAATCAATTTGTCAACGCCAGTAATGCACATATTGTCTTTAGCAGAAGCTCTGGCAGTTTATTCTATAACCAAGATGGCAATGTTCTGGGTACAGGTACAGTGTTTGAGTTTGCCCGTTTAGGGAATCCTACTATTACTTTGAGTAGTAGCGATTTCAGTCTGATTGCCTAGTAGCACTCCGCTCTAATTCCAAATTCAAAATTCCAAATGTTTATGATATAAGCATTTGGAATTTTGTTGCAACTAACTGTGCGATTTGAATGGAGTAACGCAAAACTATCTCTATGCCAAAATCTATTACGATAGCAATAATAATGGATTGATTGATAATGGAGATGAATTTTATTCTGATATTGCTGGTTCGGGTCGTAACGGTCAAATTACTACAACATTAGGAGCTGGGAATTACTATATTGGAATTGGGCAAAACTCCAGCAACGTCAACTCCAATTATTCCCTACAATTATCAGCCACATCTGCACCTCCTTCCATTTCCTCAAATCCGGGGAACACACTCAGCACTGCTTATAATATTGGCACTCTGACTGGGACTCAAACTATTAAAGAATTTGTTGGGAATGTAGACCCGATTGATTACTACAAATTCTCCCTAACCGACAAATGCAACGGGTGGTGCAGGCAATGACCGTCTCACTGGTAATACACTGAATAACACTCTGATTGGTCTTGATGGAAATGACCAACTGCAAGGGTTAGCAGGAAATGACACTCTTCAGGGAGGTAATGGTAATGATATTCTCACTGGTGGAACTGGTGATGACTTTCTCTGGGGAGGACTGGGCGATGATATTCTCACTGGTGGAAGCGGAAAAGATAAATATGTCTTTCAAGGCAATGGTGTATTTAGCACAAGTTTAGGTGTTGATTACATCAGCGAGTTTGAAGCAGGACAAGACCAAATTGTGCTGAGTAAAACCACCTTCAATGCTGTTACTAATACTGTGGGACAGGCTTTAACTGACTTTGCAGTTGTCAGTGAAGATCAATTCTAGGACTTACGCATTGACAGAAAAGCCAAAATAGCAGCTATAGTTTTCAAGGCTTATAGCAAGATTTTTCAATGATATTTTAGCGATCGCACCCAATCAAGGGAGATTGATAAAAGCCTGAAACAACGTATTTACGTTGATACACAAGATAATTATTTTGTACAGTGCGTAAGTCCTAAATTCGTCAACGCTAGTAATGCACGTATTGTCTTTAGCCAAAGTAGTGGCAGCCTATTCTATAACCGAGACGGCAATCTTCTGGGTACAGCAACAGTGTTTGAATTTGCTAGTTTAGGGAATTCTGATATTACTCTGAGTACTAGCAATTTCAGTCTGATTGCCTAGTACAACTTGCCTCCAATTTCAAATTCAAAATTCCAAATGTTTATCATATGAGCATTTGGAATTTTGGAGGTTGCTTAAGATTAAGAGTATGTTTGCTCTATTTATACCAATTCTGTATGAAGATGCGCCAAACTATATGAGGAACGAACCGCAAAGGACACAAAGAAAGAAAGAAAGAAAGAAAGAAAGAAAGAAAGAAAGAAGAAGCCAAGAAAATTTGGCACAGCCTCACAAAGAAACGGTATTACGCCGTGCTGTAATATTAAGGTTTCTAGAGTAGAGACGCGATGAATCGCGTCTTCTCTAAGAGGATGTTTTAAAAGTCATAATTGATGTATCAAATATTTTTTACCCCACCCTAACCCTCCCCTTATAAAGGCAGGGCTGATTCATTCCCTAAAACAGGTAAAATTGCAAGTGTTGAGGGGAGGAAAATTATGGGTAGTTCTCTGATTGAACAACTGCGGCTTGTGGAAGATTTTAGAACAAAAGATGGTCGAAGGCATCCACTCTGGTTGGTATTAGTGTTTGTAATAATGGGCACTATGAATGGATACGTCGGTTATCGTGCATGGGGAGATTTCGTCAAACGGCATCGTTGGGCATTGATAAAAACATTTGAAATACAAAAACATGGTGTTCCTTCTTACTCAACAATCCGACGTGTAATCATGGGAGTAGATTTTGAGAAACTGGTGAAAATATTTAACCATTGGGCGCAGAATTACGTTGATATAACTGAATCAGAATGGTTGAGCGTGGATGGTAAAAGTATTAAAGGCACAGTCCAAAACTACAATTCATCAAGTCAAAATTTTGTCAGCATAGTATCAGTATTTGCAAGTAAAAGAGGACTTGTTATCGGCATGAAACAATTGAAAAATAAGGAAGAGAGTGAAATTCAAGTTGTACAAAACTTAATTACAGCTTTGGATATCAAAGATGCCGTATTCAGTTTTGATTCTCTGCATTGCCAAAAAAAACTTGCCAGTTAGTTATTATTGTGGCAACGATTACATAATTGCGGTTAAAGATAATCAACCAAAATTACATCGTCATATTCAACGCATTGCTGCATTTCACAAGCCCAGAAGTCGTTATATAGAGACAGAAAAAACTAAGAATAGACTGACAACAAGGACTGTTGAAGTTTTTGATGATTTGAATGGAATTGACCTATCCTGGGCGGGAATTAAGTCCTTAATTCGAGTTGAAAGAACTGGAACACGAGGAGGTCAACCATATCATGAGGTTGTCTGTTACATTAGTAGCCTCATTCATCCCGCACGAGAATTTGCTCGTGGTATTCGCGGGCATTGGAGTATCGAAAATCGCCTCCATTGGATTAAAGACGTAGTTATGAAGGAGGATGACTCAAAAATACGTATGGGTAATGCTCCGGCGAACCTCTCAATCCTCAGAGCGATCGCCATTAATATACTCCGTCGAAATGGTCATCTTTCCATCACAATTGCTCAAAGATTTATCTCTAATGATATTGACAAACTTCTTGCCCTTGTGGAATGAATCAGCCCTGCTTGGAAAGGGGGGATTAAGGGGGGTAATAACTCGATTAAAATCACAACATACCACTTTTCAAACAACCTCCAAGAACATGTTGCAATTATTGTTAACTTCTCAGTTGTACGGGCATAGCTAAATAAGTCATTTTCAAGCCGCCCAGTGGCGTAAAAATCACTGGAGTTAAGCTTTGATTCAAATGCATTTGAATTTCGGAAGATGGTAACTCTTTTAAACCTTCCATCAAATATTTAATGTTAAAAGCAATATCTATATTTTCACCCGAAATTTGTGCCGGCATTGGCTCTCTACCACTACCCACATCTTGAGCTTCACAAGATAAGATAATTTCCTGGGCTTCGCTATCAATGCTGAGCTTGACAATATTATTTTTCTGATCTGCTAGCACAGCAATTCGCTCTAAAGTGCTGATGAATTGTCGCCGCTCAATTGTGACTTGTCGCTCAAATTGACGGGGAATCAGTTGTCGATAGGCGGGATATTGTCCTTCTAATGTGCGACTAGTCAAGCGCTGATTTTGCCATGCAAACACAACTTGACCTTGATCGAAATGTAAAGCCACAGGTTCATCAGATGAGGCGCTATGAGCTAGCATTCGTTGTAGTTCGCGTAATGCTCTAGCTGGTACTGTGACTTCTAGTTGACTAGTTCCATCTAGAGGACGTTCGTTGCTAGTTTCTACTACTGCGAGGCGATGTCCATCGGTAGCTGCAAATTCTAGAGTATCTTGTTTAACTGTTAAATGTACTCCTGTGAGTACTTGTTTGGTTTCATCAGCACTGGTAGCAAACAATGAACCCCGTAATCCCTCAATTAATGCAGCAGTGGTGAGATGGATTACTTCTGTATTTTCAATTACAGGTAGTTCGGGAAATTCTTCAGGCCCCATTGCTCTTACCTGATAATATCCACTTTTGGGTGTGAGTGTAACAATTAAACCTTCGCCGCCGGATGTTGCACCTGTGAGGGCTGATTCATCATCGAGAGTGATTTCGCCCTCTGGAAGACGAGAGGTGATGTCTACAAGTAACTTAGCAGGAAGTGCGATCGCTCCTCCTTGCCAGACCTCAGCATTAAAGCTAGTGCGGATACCCAAGCTCAAATCAAAAGCTGTTAAGCTTACCTGGTTAGTTTCAGCATCCGCTTGGAGCAACACATTGGCAAGTACCGGATGAGTCGGTCGTGAAGGTACAGCACGACTGACGAGTGAGAGGTTTGTACTGAGGTCGCTTTGGGCGCAAACTAATTTCATAAGTCAGATTCAGCTGGTGAAAGATATCGTAACATCCTTATTGTTGATACGCGAATGGCAAGATACAGCAATTTGTAGACGATACAGTTCGGATAAGGTTTTTTGATGAAAATTCTAGATCGCAAAGACAAGGGTAAATCGTCATCTTTACAAGAATAAGTCCTTTGTAGAGACGGCGATTTATCGCGTCTCTTGCCTTAACCGCGGATTTCCAGGAAGGTGAAGTACAGAAGCCAAGTCCCAAAGCCCAGTCAAAAGACTGTTTTCCTTCTAAATTCTGACTCCTGTTAGCGTAGCGGGGTGTAGCCCATTCTGAATTCTGAATTCTGCTGTATAAAGTGGTTGGAACCCTTTGATGGATCGTCAGATAAAGGTTAGGATAATCCATCAATTAGAGGAATATCTTGAAGCAAAACGCGATTAAGCGTGTTGCAACGTAAAAATTACCCAAATCCAAGTTTGGGCAGATTCTTTGGGGAGGTTGCTACTCTACGATCAATTTTTGTTTTTCTAGTCAGAGAAAATTTTCTACTCAGTAAATTAAGTTATCGAGCCTTGAATAAGCTACTCTTTACAGGTAAATCTTTTAAATTTATGGCTTTTGTCCTACCGCTAATCATGTGGTGGGGATACAAAGAAGTACAAAACCAATTTGTACAGCCGCAAGCAGTGATCGTTTTGGGTGGTTCAACGAGACGTTTAGAGCGAGAGAAGTTTACGGCAGAATTTGTCCGTAGGCATCCAGATATACCAATCTGGATTACGGGGGGTAGTCCAGCAACTTCCACAAAACGAGTGTTTACCAAAGCTGGTGTTAATCCCAAACGTTTACACTTGGACTATGAAGCAGTTGATACAGTTACTAATTTTACTACGTTGGTAGATGATTTGCAAGCTCGCGGGATCAAGAGTGTTTATTTGATTACTTCAGACTTCCATATGCGCCGGGCTTGTGTCATCGGCGAAATTATTTTGGGTAGTCGGGGTATTTATTTAAAACCAGTGCCAGTTCCCTCAGAAAATCCCCCTGAATCTCTTGAAAAATCTATTCGAGATGGAGCTAGAGCCATACTTTGGTTAGCAACTGGTTACACTGGTGTCGATGCCGCTAAAACTAAACCCTGAATCAAAGTAACTTTGTTTGGATTTTGGATTTTGGATTTTGGAATTAAGAGAATTAATGCTAATAATCCGGTCATTAGTCATTAGTCATTAGTCATTGGTCATTGGTTATTGGTCAAAGGACACATAACAAATGACAAAGGACAAATGACAGTCCTCACTAGTCACCTATATAATTTAGGAAAAAAAACGCCCCAATTTCTCTCACAATTTGATACCCTAGCTTAAACAGAATTGAGAAAAGTTAAAGCGTGGAAATTCAACTTGGGCGGGGAAAAACAGCTCGCAGAGCTTACGGAATAGATGAAATTGCTCTAGTCCCCGGTAACAGAACACTAGACCCCAGTTTGGCAGATACTAAGTGGCGCATTGGCAATATTGAGCGAGAAATCCCGATAATTGCTAGTGCAATGGATGGCGTAGTAGATGTTCGTATGGCTGTACGTTTGTCACAGTTAGGAGCATTAGGTGTCCTCAATTTAGAGGGTATTCAAACTCGCTATGCCGACCCAGAGCCAATATTAGATCGGATTGCCTCTGTGGGAAAAGATGAATTTGTTGCCCTAATGCAAGAACTCTATGCCGAACCAATAAAACCGGAATTAATTGAAAAACGTATTCAGGAAATTAAACAACAAGGTGGCATCGCGGCCGTGAGTGCAACTCCAGCAGGAGCAAGCAAATACGGTGAGGCGGTGGCAAAAGCTGGGGCAGATTTATTTTTTGTGCAGGCTACGGTGGTTTCGACTGCACATTTGTCACCAGAGTCTTTAGTACCACTTGATTTAGCAGAATTTTGTCGTTCAATGCCTATTCCCGTGGTGTTGGGGAATTGTGTAACTTACGAAGTCACTTTGAATTTGTTAAAAGCTGGGGCGGCTGGGGTACTGGTGGGAATTGGCCCTGGTGCTGCTTGTACATCTCGGGGAGTGTTGGGTGTGGGTGTGCCCCAAGCAACTGCGATCGCGGATTGTGCTGCGGCACGAGATGATTACTACAAGGAAACTGGTAATTATATCCCCATCATCGCTGATGGCGGTTTAATCACTGGTGGCGACATTTGCAAATGCATCGCCTGTGGTGCCGATGGTGTGATGATTGGTTCTCCCTTTGCCAGAGCCGCCGAAGCCCCAGGACGGGGTTATCATTGGGGAATGGCGACTCCCAGCCCAGTCTTACCTCGTGGCACCCGCATTCGCGTTGCCACCACTGGTAGCCTAGAGCAAATACTCATTGGGCCAGCAGGACTAGATGATGGCACTCACAATCTTTTAGGAGCCTTAAAGACCAGCATGGGCACCTTGGGAGCCAAAAATATTAAAGAAATGCAACAGGTGGAAGTTGTGATTGCTCCTTCCCTATTAACTGAGGGCAAAGTTTACCAAAAAGCTCAGCAATTAGGAATGGGGAAATAGAATTGGGGAATGGGGCAGCAGGGGAGATGGGCAGCAGGGGAGATGGGGAGCAGGGGAGCAGGGGAGCAGGGGAGCAGGGGAGCAGTAAGTTTTTCCCTTCTGCCCCTCTGCCTCTTGTGCCCAATGCCCAATGCCCAATGCCCAATTTCCAACATCAAATTCTTAAATAAATTTTTTCAGGCCCCTAAACAATTCCTGGAAAAATCCCATATGTCGCCTACAATAGAGATAGCGGAGACGAATGTTTCCGTTCACTCCTCACACCACACTCCGCCCGGACTATTGTTCGGGCGGTTCCTTATGTTTGTGAATAAATTCTAGAGCTTCTTTGCAAATGTACATCCTCCACTCTCAAGCAGATGTTTTTGCTATGGTAGAATTTTCACGAAGCTCAGATATATTTGGCGAAGGTTTTAGGCATGTCAGCAGCCGCACAAGTTACGGATTCTACTTTTAAGCAAGAAGTACTCGACAGCGAAGTACCCGTTTTAGTTGACTTTTGGGCACCCTGGTGCGGACCATGCCGTATGGTAGCTCCTGTTGTCGATGAAATCTCCGAACAGTACAAAGGTCAAATCAAGGTTGTCAAAGTCAACACGGATGAAAATCCTAATGTTGCCAGTCAGTATGGCATCCGCAGCATACCCACATTAATGATTTTTAAGGGTGGACAAAAGGTAGATATGGTTGTCGGCGCTGTGCCTAAAACTACATTAGCTACCACTCTGGAAAAGTATCTCTGAAACTCAATTGGTAACAAAATCCTCTTGAGTTATATATTCTTTTGTAACTTTAAGTTAATTTTTGCAAACAAGTTTGAAAGGCTTGAATTTCAAGTATTTCAAACTTGTTTACATTTGTATAGAATTTGAGGAGTCAGAATTCAGAATTCAGAAGTCAGAAGTCAGAAGTCAGAATAAAAATTAGTTGCTCTGTGTTTAAATTAGGAATTATTCACTTAGCGATCGCCACTAGAATCGCTTTATCTGCCAGTTTGTTTGTTTCTTCTGGTATGATGCCCTGAATAATAACTAAAACAAACGCTATATTGCCCACAGCATCTACTCAAAGGATGTCTGAACCAGAACAGAGATATTCATACCAGGCAGTTTTTATAGCAGTTTGCAATTGTGTGGAGTGCAGACAATTCGTAGGGGCGCACAGCTGTGCGCCCCTACCATGCGTCTCATTCAAATGAAAATCGCTATATCAGGGTTTCCTCACAACCAAATCATAATCTTGCTGTGTTTGCTAGAACCTAGAGGAAGCTTAAAATAAGCAATGGGAATAATAAGCTTGTTCAAGAAAAGCAGCAAGTCATGCATTTCTAATTAAGTTCCACAAATGTTGAAGTAGCGATATATTTTGATAATCTATTTCCGATAAATCAACTATTCGTTGTTGAATCTATGAAGTCTTATTTAGCCGCCGCTATTCAATTAACCAGTGTGCCCGATCTCCAAAAAAATCTGGCACAGGCAGAAGAATTAATAGATCTTGCCGTGCGTCGAGGTGCTGAGTTGGTGGGTTTGCCAGAAAATTTTTCGTTTATGGGAGAAGAAAAAGACAGACTCGCCCAAGGGGATGCCATCGCCATTGAAAGTGAAAAATTCTTGAAAAAAATGGCTCAGCGCTTCCAAATTACCATCTTGGGCGGCAGCTTTCCACTTCCGGTAGATAATACAGGCAAAGTTTATAACACCACTCTACTCATTGACCCAAGCGGTCAAGAACTTGCCCGCTACTACAAAGTACACTTATTTGATGTTGATGTTCCCGACGGCAATACCTATCGAGAATCCAACACTGTTGTGGCAGGTACACAACTACCCCCCGTCTATTTTTCAGAAAAACTCGGTAATTTAGGACTTTCTATTTGTTATGATGTCCGCTTCCCAGAACTGTACCGTCATTTGGCAGACAAGGGAGCCGATGTGTTATTTGTTCCTGCCGCTTTTACTGCTTTTACAGGGAAAGACCACTGGCAAGTATTATTACAAGCAAGAGCCATCGAAAATACCGCTTACGTCATTGCTCCTGCCCAAACAGGCAACAACTACGGCCGCCGTCTAACCCACGGACACGCTGTGATTATTGACCCTTGGGGTGTAATTTTAGCCGATGCTGGGGAAAAACCGGGAATTGCGATCGCTGAAATTAAACCCACTAGGCTTGAACAAGTACGGCGTCAAATGCCTTCTTTACAGCATCGGGTGTTTTAGGGAATGGGGAGTAGGGAGTGGGGAATAGGGAGATGGGGAGGCTGGGGAAGAATAACTCTTAACTCCTAACTCCTATAAATAAAACAAAAAACAGGGTGACTTCAACGCCACCCTGTTTACTTATCCCAAAATGTAGGAGTGCTTTCGCTCCTATTTATGAATTAAAGAAATTGGGAATTAGAAAAATTATAGTAACCGGCTATCTTACCCAGTCCCTAGCCCCCAATCCCCAGTTCCTTTTATTGATTAAACTTTGGCAGCTGCTTTGGTAACAACGTTGAGTTCACCCTTAGCATACTTAGCAGCAAAATCTTCCAAAGAAATTTGCTTAATCTTGCTTGCGTTGCCAGCGGTGCCAAATTGCTGATAGCGTTCAGCACAAACCTTCTGCATGTATGTAATAGAAGGCTTGAGGAAGTGACGGGGGTCAAACTCCTCTGGTTTTTTAGCCAAAGCTTCACGTACAGCAGCAGTAATAGCCAAACGGTTGTCGGTGTCGATATTTACCTTACGTACACCGCTCTTGATGCCTTTTTGAATTTCTTCTACAGGTACACCGTAGGTTTCAGGAATTGCACCACCATACTGGTTAATCAGCGCTAGTAAATCTTCTGGTACAGAAGAAGAACCGTGCATCACCAAGTGGGTGTTAGGCAGACGGCGGTGAATTTCTTCAATGCGGCTGATGGCCAAAATTTCGCCAGTCGGCTTGCGGGTAAACTTGTAAGCACCGTGGCTTGTGCCAATGGCAACAGCCAAAGCATCTACTTGGGTTGCTTCTACGAATTCAACAGCTTCATCGGGGTCGGTTAGCAGTTGGGAATGGTCGAGTGTACCCTCAAAACCGTGACCATCTTCTGCTTCACCAGCACCAGTTTCTAGAGAACCCAAACAACCGAGTTCACCTTCGACGCTGACGCCCAAAGCATGAGCTACATTTACGACTTCGCGGGTAACATTGACGTTGTACTCGAAGCTAGCGGGAGTCTTAGCATCAGCTTCCAAAGAACCATCCATCATCACGCTGGTGAAGTTGTTCTTAATTGCTGAGTAGCAGGTGGCAGGCGCATTACCATGATCTTGGTGCATGACAATGGGAATGTGAGGATAGGTTTCTACCGCTGCCAAAATCAGGTGGCGCAGAAAGTTTTCTCCAGCATAAGCACGAGCGCCACGAGAAGCTTGTAAAATTACGGGGCTATCTGTCTCTACAGCAGCCTTCAGGATTGCCTGAATCTGCTCCAAATTGTTAACGTTGAAAGCTGGGATGCCGTAACCGTTTTCAGCCGCGTGATCCAACAGCAGCCGCAGTGGTACAAGCGCCATAGATAGTCCTCCTAATGTGGTTGTCAGCTAGTCGGTGTGAGAGAAGCGTAATAATCACGCTAAATCTTAAGAGTTTTTTCAACTTATAGGAAATTATAACTAGTGTTGTGTGCTTATGTTGAAAAAGTTTAAGCTAAAGTTACTTTAAATATGACCTATAGTACTGTACACTCAGCTACCCGAAGGTTAAACGCTTTGGTAGCCTTGTATGCCAAATCATTCATCAAAGGCGATCGCCTCAGCTTTAATTTGCTAATTTTTGGACAAATGCTGCATGTTCGGGAG
It encodes the following:
- the fba gene encoding class II fructose-bisphosphate aldolase (catalyzes the reversible aldol condensation of dihydroxyacetonephosphate and glyceraldehyde 3-phosphate in the Calvin cycle, glycolysis, and/or gluconeogenesis); translated protein: MALVPLRLLLDHAAENGYGIPAFNVNNLEQIQAILKAAVETDSPVILQASRGARAYAGENFLRHLILAAVETYPHIPIVMHQDHGNAPATCYSAIKNNFTSVMMDGSLEADAKTPASFEYNVNVTREVVNVAHALGVSVEGELGCLGSLETGAGEAEDGHGFEGTLDHSQLLTDPDEAVEFVEATQVDALAVAIGTSHGAYKFTRKPTGEILAISRIEEIHRRLPNTHLVMHGSSSVPEDLLALINQYGGAIPETYGVPVEEIQKGIKSGVRKVNIDTDNRLAITAAVREALAKKPEEFDPRHFLKPSITYMQKVCAERYQQFGTAGNASKIKQISLEDFAAKYAKGELNVVTKAAAKV